In one window of Nocardia brasiliensis DNA:
- a CDS encoding dynamin family protein: MTREVGATPGIVAEAHRLVGAARAALADRPQPRALLADCAGRLDQPLRIALAGSLKAGKSTLLNSLVGQDIAPTDATECTRVVTWYRYGSTPSVTAHARDGARANVVVRRGSGTHGLSFDLERLRWHTPAPREVDHLEVEWPAAALAHTTIIDTPGTSSLSREVSQRTARLLTPGAESSRAEAGPALPGADAVVYLLRRLDAADVGFLERVGAGTGAASGVSGPLGVVGVVSRADEIGAGRIDALHSAREVAARFAGELERTGLCQAVIPVAGLLAFAAATLRQQEYAAFEALAGVPVEELSVALLSADRFARPDIALPVLPEVRAQLAERFGLFGIRMAVTLVRLGVRDSATLAAELTARSGVDELRSVLDVQFGQRADQLKAHSALTALARVLSAYPGSEADALLPRVRTLLADVHGFAELRLLGRLRTDELSLPPEDLAELHRLIGGSGVAPHLRLGLPVDAAPATQREQAAAAVHKWRSRARHPLADQFTTIACLTAARSAEGALGVLSE; encoded by the coding sequence GTTGGTCGGCGCCGCACGGGCGGCCCTCGCGGACCGGCCGCAGCCGCGCGCGCTGCTCGCCGACTGCGCGGGGCGACTCGACCAGCCCCTGCGCATCGCGCTGGCCGGGTCGCTGAAGGCGGGCAAGTCCACGCTGCTCAATTCGCTTGTCGGCCAGGACATCGCGCCGACCGACGCGACCGAGTGCACCCGGGTGGTCACCTGGTATCGGTACGGCTCGACGCCGAGCGTCACCGCGCACGCCCGCGACGGCGCCCGCGCCAACGTGGTGGTGCGCCGCGGCAGCGGCACGCACGGGCTGAGTTTCGACCTGGAGCGATTACGGTGGCACACGCCCGCCCCGCGCGAGGTCGACCACCTGGAGGTCGAATGGCCCGCGGCGGCGCTGGCGCACACCACGATCATCGATACGCCGGGCACCTCGTCGCTGTCGCGGGAGGTGTCGCAGCGTACGGCCCGATTGCTCACGCCGGGTGCGGAGTCTTCGCGGGCCGAGGCGGGGCCCGCGCTCCCCGGCGCCGACGCGGTGGTCTATCTGCTGCGCAGACTCGACGCGGCCGATGTGGGATTCCTGGAGCGGGTCGGCGCGGGAACCGGTGCGGCCTCGGGTGTTTCGGGCCCGCTGGGCGTGGTCGGCGTGGTCTCGCGGGCCGACGAGATCGGCGCGGGCCGGATCGACGCGTTGCATTCCGCGCGTGAGGTCGCCGCGCGTTTCGCGGGGGAGTTGGAGCGGACCGGCTTGTGCCAGGCGGTGATTCCGGTCGCGGGGTTGCTCGCGTTCGCGGCCGCGACGCTGCGGCAGCAGGAGTACGCGGCGTTCGAAGCGCTGGCCGGCGTGCCGGTCGAGGAGTTGAGCGTGGCTTTGCTGTCCGCGGACCGCTTCGCCCGGCCCGATATCGCGTTGCCGGTGCTGCCCGAGGTCCGCGCGCAGCTCGCCGAGCGGTTCGGTCTGTTCGGAATTCGGATGGCGGTCACCCTGGTTCGGCTCGGGGTGCGTGATTCGGCCACGCTTGCCGCGGAATTGACTGCGCGCAGCGGGGTGGACGAGCTGCGCTCGGTGCTCGACGTGCAATTCGGCCAGCGGGCCGACCAGCTCAAGGCGCACTCGGCACTCACCGCGCTTGCCCGAGTGCTGAGCGCCTACCCGGGCAGCGAGGCCGACGCGCTGCTGCCCCGAGTGCGCACCTTGCTGGCCGACGTGCACGGCTTCGCCGAGCTGCGGTTGCTCGGGCGGCTGCGTACCGACGAATTGTCCTTGCCGCCAGAGGATCTGGCGGAGCTGCACCGTCTGATCGGCGGCTCAGGCGTCGCGCCACACCTGCGCCTCGGTCTGCCGGTCGACGCGGCACCCGCGACGCAGCGCGAACAGGCCGCGGCCGCGGTGCACAAGTGGCGCTCCCGTGCCCGTCACCCGCTGGCCGACCAGTTCACCACCATCGCCTGCCTGACCGCGGCCCGCAGTGCCGAAGGCGCCCTCGGCGTCCTGTCCGAGTGA
- a CDS encoding FAD-binding oxidoreductase — MSAKTRSWWGWGNVEDAVAGAERAALTKRVAAILPEADLTVHEPPPLAALDLPAPRLSAPAALAGLASADPADRAAHAHGQAFRDVVRNLMGEIATPPDLVVRPRTEADIVDVLDWASRCDIAVIPFGGGTSVVGGVEPRLDGEFAGAISLDLGALDRVLELDRTSRAARIQAGVLGPALEDQVREANLTLRHFPQSFEFSTLGGWLATRAGGHFATLYTHIDDLVESMRVVTPAGISESRRLPGSGAGPSPDRLFLGSEGILGVITEAWLRLQDRPRWRATASVHFADYTAAVAATRAVAQSGLYPTNCRLLDPAEAFLNAGAATTGGVLVIGFESADHPTEPWMARVVEIVRAHGGTLPEPVRYTDSDAPGTGGAAADTWRSSFLRMPYQRDALAAQSMITETFETACTWDQFEALKAAVTTAAEAAFRAVGATGVLTCRFTHVYPDGPAPYFGIYAAGRWGSTLAQWDDIKAAVSEALSAAGGTITHHHAVGRDHRPWYDRQRPDPFAQALRATKATLDPAGILNPGVLI; from the coding sequence GTGTCAGCGAAGACGCGGTCGTGGTGGGGCTGGGGGAATGTCGAGGACGCGGTGGCGGGGGCCGAGCGGGCGGCACTGACCAAACGGGTGGCCGCGATCCTGCCCGAGGCCGACCTCACCGTGCACGAGCCGCCGCCGCTCGCCGCGCTCGACCTTCCCGCCCCGCGGCTGAGCGCGCCGGCCGCGCTCGCGGGACTGGCCTCGGCGGACCCCGCCGACCGTGCGGCGCACGCGCACGGACAGGCCTTCCGCGATGTGGTGCGCAACCTGATGGGCGAGATCGCCACACCGCCCGACCTCGTCGTGCGGCCGCGCACCGAGGCCGACATCGTCGATGTGCTCGACTGGGCGAGCCGGTGCGATATCGCGGTGATCCCGTTCGGCGGCGGCACCTCCGTGGTCGGCGGCGTGGAGCCGCGGCTGGACGGCGAGTTCGCCGGCGCGATCAGTCTCGATCTCGGCGCGCTCGATCGCGTGCTCGAGCTCGATCGCACCAGCCGTGCCGCCCGCATCCAGGCCGGCGTGCTCGGGCCCGCACTGGAAGATCAAGTGCGCGAAGCGAATCTGACGCTGCGGCATTTCCCGCAATCGTTCGAGTTCTCCACCCTCGGCGGCTGGCTCGCCACCAGGGCGGGCGGGCACTTCGCCACCCTCTACACCCACATCGATGATCTCGTCGAGTCCATGCGGGTGGTGACGCCCGCGGGCATCAGCGAATCCCGCAGGCTGCCTGGGTCGGGGGCAGGCCCCTCGCCCGATCGGCTGTTCCTGGGCTCCGAGGGCATCCTCGGCGTGATCACCGAGGCCTGGCTGCGCCTCCAGGACCGGCCGCGGTGGCGCGCAACGGCTTCCGTGCACTTCGCCGACTACACCGCAGCGGTCGCGGCCACCCGCGCGGTCGCGCAGTCGGGGCTGTACCCGACGAACTGCCGGCTGCTCGACCCCGCCGAGGCGTTCCTCAACGCGGGCGCGGCGACCACGGGCGGGGTGCTGGTTATCGGTTTCGAATCCGCGGACCATCCGACCGAGCCCTGGATGGCGCGCGTCGTCGAGATCGTGCGCGCACACGGCGGCACGTTGCCGGAACCGGTGCGCTACACCGATTCCGACGCACCCGGCACCGGCGGCGCCGCGGCCGACACCTGGCGCTCGTCGTTCCTGCGCATGCCATACCAGCGCGACGCGCTCGCGGCCCAGTCGATGATCACCGAGACCTTCGAAACCGCCTGCACCTGGGACCAATTCGAGGCATTGAAAGCGGCGGTGACCACGGCGGCCGAGGCCGCGTTCCGCGCCGTCGGCGCCACCGGCGTGCTCACCTGCCGGTTCACCCACGTCTATCCGGACGGTCCGGCCCCGTACTTCGGCATCTACGCCGCGGGCCGCTGGGGCAGCACGCTCGCGCAGTGGGACGACATCAAAGCCGCTGTCTCCGAGGCGCTGTCGGCCGCGGGCGGCACCATCACCCACCACCACGCGGTGGGCCGCGACCACCGCCCCTGGTACGACCGGCAGCGACCGGACCCGTTCGCCCAAGCCCTGCGTGCGACCAAAGCGACCCTCGACCCCGCGGGCATCCTGAATCCCGGCGTCCTGATCTGA